From a single Microbacterium murale genomic region:
- a CDS encoding ROK family transcriptional regulator, with protein MTQHQPRTPDDAHTRQILDLVTRGHAQSRSELASQLGIAASTVGLRVQSLLDSGLLQEDGVGTSRGGRRPRVLRPASDGGSVLTVDLGGRHARIGKHDLSGALLEVRSAEVDLSAGPVPTLAAISTVFDDLTRDDAAPIRAIGVSLPGPVNVETGAVDQPSRMPGWPGFRVGDHLRSRFDVATITVDNDANLAALGEHRAQFGLSKHSITVKAGTAIGSGIIVDGHVHRGASSAAGDITHTRIDGSGDIPCSCGNTGCLETVASGASLVRQMHELGRGDVQVVGDVLALARDADPAATTLVRTAGTHLGQALSGVVNFFNPHAVFLTGSMSASEPFLAAVRSRVYEACHPLATQNLRIEAAMTGADAILHGAARQALEGLELPGPAS; from the coding sequence GTGACGCAGCACCAGCCCCGCACACCCGACGATGCTCACACCCGACAGATCCTCGACCTCGTCACGCGCGGGCACGCGCAGTCCCGCAGCGAACTGGCATCCCAGTTGGGCATCGCCGCGTCGACGGTCGGCCTGCGCGTGCAGTCGCTCCTCGACTCAGGGCTGCTGCAGGAAGACGGCGTCGGCACATCGCGCGGCGGTCGGCGACCGCGTGTTCTGCGACCGGCATCGGATGGCGGTTCGGTATTGACGGTCGACCTCGGCGGTCGTCACGCGCGCATCGGCAAGCACGATCTCAGCGGCGCTCTGCTCGAAGTGCGCAGCGCCGAGGTCGATCTGTCAGCCGGCCCCGTTCCGACGCTCGCGGCCATCTCCACCGTGTTCGATGACCTCACCCGCGACGACGCCGCACCCATCCGCGCCATCGGCGTCAGCCTTCCCGGTCCGGTGAACGTCGAGACCGGAGCGGTCGATCAACCGTCGAGGATGCCTGGCTGGCCCGGATTCCGCGTCGGGGACCACCTCCGATCCCGCTTCGACGTCGCCACCATCACGGTCGACAATGATGCGAATCTCGCCGCGCTCGGCGAACATCGCGCACAGTTCGGCCTGTCGAAGCACAGCATCACTGTGAAGGCCGGCACCGCTATCGGCAGCGGCATCATCGTCGACGGCCATGTCCATCGTGGCGCGTCATCCGCAGCCGGAGACATCACCCACACCCGGATCGACGGCAGCGGCGACATCCCGTGCTCGTGCGGGAACACCGGGTGCCTCGAGACCGTCGCGAGCGGCGCCAGTCTCGTGCGGCAGATGCACGAGCTCGGCCGAGGGGACGTGCAGGTCGTCGGCGACGTGCTGGCACTCGCCCGCGACGCCGACCCTGCCGCGACGACGCTGGTGCGAACCGCAGGTACTCACCTCGGTCAAGCACTGTCCGGAGTGGTGAACTTCTTCAATCCGCACGCCGTGTTCCTGACCGGCAGCATGAGTGCGTCAGAGCCGTTTCTGGCTGCCGTGCGCAGTCGGGTGTATGAGGCGTGCCACCCCCTGGCGACGCAGAACCTTCGGATCGAAGCGGCGATGACGGGTGCCGACGCGATCCTGCACGGTGCCGCCCGCCAGGCGCTGGAAGGGCTTGAGCTGCCGGGGCCCGCGTCCTGA
- a CDS encoding ABC transporter substrate-binding protein gives MKKMRVGAVAAVAGFAVAMTGCAGTDGGAGGGEGDAIVVDMWSGSESDTEALEAQIAFAQEQNPDVEIKLQTAPWSDFFTKLTTNMASGNMACVTGMSGAQLGGYTAGFRELSDEDLETAGLDKADFTAGSDGILSFGGKLYGMPFDVSAMLVFYNQDMLDAAGAATPEIGWTVEDFEKIAADATVDGKYGFAMGMGGYQWMSMPMTYSGAQPATEKGELEIDSSDFVEAADWYAGLVNDQKVAAPVASASDTGWGEGQYSGGNAAMAVDGTWNAVTYLNNDAGFTAGMVPLPAGANGSSSPVLGSGFGISKDCENPEAALKVMGSLLGTDAQDYIASSGRSYPARISSQPLYFESIDEQYRDQVQAVFEDAFSNTVPLYMTDNWAKLDSYIQPNLVSVYNGDLEMEQLLGDAQSQFGK, from the coding sequence ATGAAGAAGATGCGCGTTGGCGCCGTGGCTGCGGTCGCGGGTTTCGCCGTTGCGATGACGGGATGTGCCGGCACCGATGGTGGAGCAGGCGGTGGAGAAGGTGACGCGATCGTCGTCGACATGTGGTCCGGCAGCGAATCGGACACCGAGGCGCTCGAGGCGCAGATCGCTTTCGCCCAGGAGCAGAACCCCGACGTCGAGATCAAGCTGCAGACGGCACCGTGGAGCGACTTCTTCACGAAGCTCACCACGAACATGGCTTCAGGCAACATGGCCTGCGTGACCGGGATGAGCGGCGCGCAGCTCGGCGGCTACACCGCAGGATTCCGCGAGCTCTCCGACGAGGACTTGGAGACAGCGGGACTCGACAAGGCCGACTTCACCGCCGGCTCGGACGGCATCCTCAGCTTCGGCGGCAAGCTCTACGGCATGCCGTTCGACGTCTCCGCGATGCTCGTCTTCTACAACCAGGACATGTTGGACGCCGCCGGTGCCGCGACTCCTGAGATCGGCTGGACCGTCGAGGACTTCGAGAAGATCGCTGCCGACGCGACCGTCGACGGCAAGTACGGGTTCGCCATGGGGATGGGCGGTTACCAGTGGATGTCGATGCCGATGACCTATTCCGGTGCGCAGCCGGCCACTGAGAAGGGCGAGCTCGAGATCGACTCGTCCGACTTCGTCGAGGCGGCGGACTGGTACGCCGGCCTCGTCAACGACCAGAAGGTCGCGGCTCCTGTCGCATCGGCGTCCGACACCGGATGGGGCGAGGGCCAGTACTCCGGCGGAAACGCGGCGATGGCGGTCGACGGCACCTGGAACGCGGTCACCTATCTGAACAACGACGCCGGCTTCACCGCCGGTATGGTGCCGCTGCCCGCAGGCGCGAACGGCAGCAGCAGCCCGGTGCTCGGTTCGGGATTCGGAATCTCGAAGGACTGCGAGAACCCGGAGGCCGCGCTGAAGGTCATGGGCTCATTGCTCGGCACCGATGCGCAGGACTACATCGCATCGTCCGGCCGGTCGTACCCGGCGCGCATCTCCTCGCAGCCGCTGTACTTCGAGTCGATCGATGAGCAGTATCGCGATCAGGTGCAGGCCGTCTTCGAGGACGCGTTCTCGAACACCGTGCCGCTGTACATGACCGACAACTGGGCGAAGCTCGACAGTTACATCCAGCCGAACCTCGTCAGCGTCTACAACGGCGACCTCGAGATGGAGCAGCTCCTGGGCGACGCGCAGTCCCAGTTCGGCAAGTGA
- a CDS encoding carbohydrate ABC transporter permease gives MTSTTRRRSSLAKVESRQALGFATPALVGLALFTIVPVGLSIVMSVFNWPAFGDRTFNGVDNYVKLFTDSPDFWPALRNSAVYTLLYVPLSIVLSLALAIGLGPRIRGRGALRVLFFIPVVTPMVANVLVWKMILQPQGLVNGLSTSWFGITLPNFLADPSWAMIMVVAMSVWQGLGYNMLIFSAALEQLPDSVLEAASIDGAHGFRRVWSVIIPMISPAIFFATIMTMITSLQVFVQPQMLTGGGPGNATKPLVMYIWEQGFTFGDLGLAAAAAWVLFAIIIAITGLQFAAQKKWVHYEH, from the coding sequence ATGACGAGCACGACACGACGTCGGAGTTCGCTCGCGAAGGTGGAGTCTCGCCAGGCGCTGGGGTTCGCAACCCCGGCCCTGGTGGGACTCGCCCTGTTCACGATCGTCCCGGTGGGACTCTCGATCGTGATGAGCGTCTTCAACTGGCCGGCATTCGGCGACCGCACATTCAACGGAGTGGACAACTACGTCAAGCTGTTCACCGACAGCCCCGACTTCTGGCCGGCGTTGCGCAACTCCGCGGTGTACACCCTGCTGTACGTCCCGCTGAGCATCGTGCTCTCGCTCGCCCTCGCGATCGGACTCGGCCCTCGCATCCGGGGCCGCGGTGCGCTGCGCGTGCTGTTCTTCATCCCCGTCGTGACCCCGATGGTCGCCAACGTGCTGGTCTGGAAGATGATCCTGCAGCCGCAGGGACTCGTTAACGGTCTCTCGACCAGCTGGTTCGGGATCACGCTGCCGAACTTCCTCGCCGATCCCTCGTGGGCGATGATCATGGTCGTCGCGATGAGCGTGTGGCAGGGCCTCGGCTACAACATGCTGATCTTCTCGGCAGCCCTCGAGCAACTGCCGGACAGCGTGCTCGAGGCCGCCAGCATCGACGGAGCCCACGGCTTCCGCCGTGTCTGGAGCGTCATCATCCCGATGATCTCGCCGGCGATCTTCTTCGCCACGATCATGACGATGATCACGTCCCTGCAGGTCTTCGTGCAACCCCAGATGCTGACCGGCGGAGGGCCGGGCAACGCGACGAAGCCGCTCGTGATGTACATCTGGGAGCAGGGGTTCACCTTCGGCGATCTCGGTCTCGCCGCCGCCGCCGCATGGGTCCTGTTCGCGATCATCATCGCGATCACCGGCCTCCAGTTCGCCGCACAGAAGAAGTGGGTGCACTATGAGCACTGA
- a CDS encoding carbohydrate ABC transporter permease yields MSTETLIRPLDTKGTPVAGAPRTRGVETTTGAKVRLVIAHICIYIVALIFMAPLIYAFFSALKPNSEMFSMPPTLIGSEIKWSNFVDVFTYGPFATYIANSFIVAILGTLVTIIVSTTAGYAFGRLRWKGRDTVFVLFLATLMVPAEVLVIPMFQVMQWFDWVDTYQALVLPFAFGAFGTFLMRQFFRGIPYELEEAARIDGAGPIRTFLKIILPLSKSAVAVLTVFTFLSFWNSYLWPLIVTVDYDALGTLPVGLASFAGLTGTRWDLQMAAAIISMIPTTVLVIVLQKHLVKGIAMAGLGGR; encoded by the coding sequence ATGAGCACTGAGACGCTGATCCGCCCTCTCGACACGAAGGGCACCCCCGTCGCCGGCGCGCCGCGCACGCGCGGAGTCGAGACGACGACCGGTGCGAAGGTGCGTCTGGTCATCGCGCACATCTGCATCTACATCGTCGCGCTCATCTTCATGGCGCCCCTCATCTACGCGTTCTTCTCGGCTCTCAAACCGAACTCCGAGATGTTCTCCATGCCTCCGACGCTGATCGGCTCGGAGATCAAGTGGAGCAACTTCGTCGACGTCTTCACGTACGGCCCATTCGCCACGTACATCGCGAACTCGTTCATCGTCGCGATCCTCGGCACGCTCGTCACGATCATCGTCTCGACGACCGCCGGCTATGCGTTCGGACGCCTGCGGTGGAAGGGACGCGACACTGTCTTCGTGCTCTTCCTCGCCACGCTGATGGTCCCCGCCGAGGTCCTGGTCATCCCGATGTTCCAGGTCATGCAGTGGTTCGACTGGGTGGACACCTATCAGGCACTGGTGCTGCCGTTCGCGTTCGGAGCGTTCGGCACGTTCCTGATGCGTCAGTTCTTCCGCGGCATCCCGTACGAGTTGGAGGAGGCGGCCCGAATCGACGGCGCCGGCCCGATCCGCACCTTCCTCAAGATCATCCTTCCGCTGTCGAAGTCCGCGGTCGCCGTGCTCACCGTCTTCACATTCCTGTCCTTCTGGAACAGCTACCTGTGGCCTCTCATCGTGACTGTCGACTATGACGCGCTCGGCACACTGCCGGTGGGCCTCGCAAGTTTCGCCGGTCTCACCGGAACGCGCTGGGACCTGCAGATGGCGGCCGCGATCATCTCGATGATCCCGACCACGGTCCTCGTGATCGTGCTGCAGAAGCACTTGGTCAAGGGCATCGCCATGGCCGGCCTCGGGGGGCGCTGA
- a CDS encoding ROK family protein yields MPEIAHHMPAAVVGIDIGGTKIAALLVDGQGEILARGVVDAPAREGGRAMADAAAALARELAADAGRTLSAVGVGAAGVVDHETGIIRAASETFADWAGFPLGDELSARLGAPVRVENDVNAFLLGELDHDDSGDDVLGVMLGTGVGGAVVLDGQLRHGPHGAAGEIGHTPGYSDIRCTCGQIGHLETLASGTSIGLRYAERSGETGLTAREVADRARAGDAVAADVFAAAGRAVALACASAAGILDLDRAVIGGGVVNAWDLLLPAIEAALVTDSPVSGVRLEIMPATRGSDAVALGAAAAARRAFSGLGAGAHDPSELEGATL; encoded by the coding sequence ATGCCCGAAATCGCTCATCACATGCCAGCTGCCGTCGTCGGCATCGACATCGGAGGCACGAAGATCGCAGCGCTTCTGGTCGACGGGCAGGGCGAGATCCTCGCCAGAGGCGTCGTCGATGCGCCGGCTCGGGAGGGCGGCCGCGCCATGGCTGACGCTGCGGCGGCGCTCGCACGCGAGCTGGCGGCGGATGCCGGGCGCACACTGTCAGCAGTCGGCGTCGGTGCGGCAGGAGTCGTCGACCACGAGACCGGGATCATCCGCGCCGCGTCCGAGACCTTCGCCGATTGGGCGGGGTTTCCGCTCGGAGACGAGCTCTCGGCCAGGCTGGGCGCTCCGGTACGCGTCGAGAACGACGTCAACGCCTTCCTGCTCGGCGAACTCGATCACGACGACTCCGGCGATGACGTCCTCGGCGTGATGCTCGGCACCGGCGTCGGCGGAGCCGTCGTGCTCGACGGCCAGCTTCGGCACGGCCCGCACGGTGCGGCGGGTGAGATCGGGCACACTCCGGGGTACAGCGACATCCGCTGCACGTGCGGGCAGATCGGCCACCTCGAGACGCTCGCATCAGGCACGTCGATAGGGCTGCGGTACGCGGAGCGTTCCGGCGAGACCGGACTCACCGCACGGGAGGTCGCCGATCGTGCCAGAGCCGGTGATGCGGTCGCCGCGGATGTGTTCGCCGCTGCCGGACGCGCCGTCGCTCTCGCCTGTGCGAGCGCTGCTGGCATCCTGGATCTCGACCGCGCCGTCATCGGCGGCGGCGTGGTGAACGCCTGGGATCTGCTGCTGCCTGCGATCGAGGCGGCGCTCGTCACGGATTCTCCGGTGTCCGGCGTGCGACTCGAGATCATGCCCGCGACGCGGGGATCGGACGCCGTGGCGCTGGGCGCTGCCGCTGCCGCCCGTCGCGCATTCTCCGGTCTCGGAGCCGGTGCACATGACCCCAGCGAACTCGAAGGAGCGACCCTGTGA
- a CDS encoding M81 family metallopeptidase: MGPLAPLAPGGLSRPRIGIGGISIESSTFSPHVSGDEAFTIRTGADLRAYYPFLDAGRELADAADWVPLVHGRSLPGGAVDPATYRRMKDAIIDGIREQGPFDGFFFDIHGAMSVFGMVDAEGDLSRAVREALGPDTLISTSMDLHGNVSETLRDHVDLLTCYRMAPHEDWLNTKERAVHNLLERLRGVHGGDPLHRRPLKAWVPVPVLLPGEKTSTRLEPARGIYAQLPEIEKLDGVVDASVWIGYAWADEPRCQAYVVVTGDDREVITRESERVARMFWDAREDFVFVAETATLDGALAKALAVDAARPYVISDSGDNPTAGGAGDVTWTLGELLERSDLTDGTRTTLVASIFDRGAVAVAVEAGVGASITLTAGARVDDGPRGPVQITGEVFSITPGDPDAGTQVVIAVGGLHAIITERRKPFHHLDDFRMLGLDPEHADIVVVKIGYLEPELYDLAADWTLALTPGGVDQDLLRLGHHHLAAGVYPFDTAGAPALTAVVGRRGED, encoded by the coding sequence ATGGGACCTCTGGCACCGCTCGCCCCTGGAGGGCTCTCCAGGCCGCGGATCGGCATCGGCGGCATCTCGATCGAATCCAGCACCTTCTCCCCGCATGTCTCGGGGGACGAGGCGTTCACCATCCGCACCGGCGCCGATCTGCGTGCCTACTATCCGTTCCTCGACGCGGGGCGCGAGCTCGCCGACGCTGCGGATTGGGTGCCGCTCGTGCACGGTCGCTCGTTGCCCGGTGGCGCGGTCGACCCCGCCACATACCGGCGGATGAAGGATGCCATCATCGACGGCATCCGCGAACAGGGACCGTTCGACGGCTTCTTCTTCGACATCCACGGCGCTATGAGCGTGTTCGGAATGGTGGACGCCGAAGGCGACCTCTCGCGGGCGGTCCGAGAGGCGCTGGGGCCTGACACCCTGATCTCGACTTCGATGGACCTGCATGGCAACGTCTCGGAGACGCTGCGCGATCACGTCGATCTGCTCACCTGCTATCGGATGGCACCGCACGAGGACTGGCTCAACACCAAGGAGCGTGCCGTCCACAATCTGCTGGAGCGCCTGCGAGGCGTGCACGGTGGCGATCCGCTGCATCGTCGCCCGCTGAAGGCGTGGGTGCCGGTTCCAGTGCTCCTGCCCGGTGAGAAGACCAGTACGCGGCTGGAGCCGGCGCGCGGCATCTACGCGCAGCTGCCCGAGATCGAGAAGCTGGACGGCGTCGTGGATGCGTCGGTGTGGATCGGCTATGCCTGGGCGGATGAGCCGCGATGCCAGGCATACGTCGTCGTCACCGGCGATGATCGGGAGGTCATCACCCGTGAATCCGAGCGTGTGGCGCGGATGTTCTGGGATGCGCGAGAGGACTTCGTGTTCGTCGCCGAGACCGCGACGCTGGACGGCGCGCTGGCCAAGGCTCTCGCTGTCGACGCTGCGCGTCCGTATGTGATCTCGGACTCCGGCGACAACCCGACAGCCGGTGGAGCGGGTGATGTGACCTGGACGCTCGGAGAACTGCTCGAGCGGAGCGACCTCACCGATGGCACGCGCACGACGCTCGTCGCGTCCATCTTCGATCGTGGGGCCGTCGCGGTTGCTGTCGAGGCCGGTGTCGGTGCATCGATCACGCTCACCGCGGGCGCTCGCGTGGACGACGGCCCGCGCGGACCCGTGCAGATCACCGGGGAGGTGTTCTCGATCACGCCGGGAGATCCCGATGCCGGCACACAGGTCGTCATCGCCGTCGGTGGTCTTCACGCGATCATCACGGAACGACGCAAGCCCTTCCACCACCTCGACGACTTCCGAATGCTCGGGCTCGATCCCGAGCACGCCGACATCGTGGTAGTCAAGATCGGCTACCTCGAGCCGGAGCTCTACGACCTCGCGGCGGATTGGACGCTGGCGCTCACGCCCGGCGGTGTCGACCAGGACCTGCTGCGTCTCGGGCACCACCATCTCGCCGCCGGCGTATACCCGTTCGACACCGCCGGAGCCCCGGCACTCACTGCGGTCGTCGGCCGTCGTGGAGAGGACTGA
- a CDS encoding alpha-L-fucosidase, with translation MLNFEKRTGPDFGSAAPTYPTNAVPEWFRDAKLGFFVHWGLYSVPAWAVAHPEGGVPTEDSYAWHQYAEWYGNTVRIAGSPTWNRHQELYGPGRSYEDLADLWDASAFDADAFVGELVGAGARYIIPTTKHHEGFCLWDTRTTAFNAVRRGPRRDLISEFHDATRRAGARFGVYYSGALDWHVSDFPAIESDTDLFRFRRNDDAFARYSAAQLEELIQRFSPDVLWNDIEWPDGGKGQEDHAVAALLSRYFDGHPDGVVNDRWGVPYHGYLTREYTNVDEILPEPWESTRGLGYSFGFNQAEDDSHTLSGPDLIRMLVDVVSKNGNLLINVGPAADGSIPELQRATMRELGAWLSVNGEAVYGTRPWIRFGEEVGAPRRYTQSDAGVHVHALDPSIGELELPAELASSHGARWADGSAVEMTARQDSTAIVVIPEALRGQPVAVFTVPVR, from the coding sequence ATGCTGAACTTCGAGAAGCGCACCGGACCCGACTTCGGCTCCGCAGCGCCGACGTACCCGACCAACGCCGTGCCCGAGTGGTTCCGAGATGCGAAGCTCGGCTTCTTCGTGCACTGGGGTCTCTACTCCGTGCCCGCCTGGGCCGTGGCCCACCCCGAGGGCGGTGTCCCCACCGAGGACTCCTACGCGTGGCACCAGTACGCGGAGTGGTATGGCAACACCGTACGGATCGCCGGCAGTCCGACGTGGAATCGTCACCAGGAGCTCTACGGCCCCGGCCGCTCGTACGAGGATCTTGCCGATCTCTGGGACGCGTCGGCCTTCGATGCCGACGCGTTCGTCGGTGAGTTGGTCGGAGCGGGGGCGAGGTACATCATCCCCACGACCAAGCACCACGAGGGGTTCTGCCTCTGGGACACCCGGACCACAGCGTTCAATGCGGTGAGGCGCGGCCCTCGACGCGACCTCATCTCGGAGTTCCACGACGCCACCAGACGCGCCGGCGCCCGATTCGGCGTGTACTACTCCGGTGCGCTGGACTGGCACGTCAGCGACTTCCCTGCGATCGAGTCCGACACGGACCTGTTCCGATTCCGGCGCAACGACGACGCGTTCGCCCGGTACTCGGCGGCGCAGCTGGAGGAGCTCATCCAGCGCTTCTCGCCCGACGTGCTCTGGAACGACATCGAGTGGCCGGACGGCGGCAAGGGGCAGGAGGATCACGCTGTCGCAGCGCTGTTGTCGCGATACTTCGACGGGCACCCCGACGGCGTCGTCAACGACCGCTGGGGTGTGCCGTATCACGGCTATCTCACCCGTGAGTACACGAACGTGGATGAGATCCTGCCTGAGCCGTGGGAGTCGACCAGGGGACTGGGCTACTCGTTCGGGTTCAATCAGGCCGAGGATGACAGCCACACCCTTTCCGGCCCCGATCTCATCCGGATGCTGGTCGATGTCGTCTCGAAGAATGGAAACCTGCTGATCAACGTCGGCCCCGCGGCCGACGGCTCGATCCCTGAACTGCAGCGTGCCACGATGCGCGAACTCGGCGCGTGGCTGAGCGTCAATGGCGAAGCCGTCTACGGCACCCGTCCGTGGATCCGATTCGGAGAGGAGGTCGGTGCTCCCCGTCGCTACACGCAGTCGGATGCGGGTGTGCATGTGCACGCGCTCGATCCGAGCATCGGCGAGCTGGAACTGCCTGCTGAACTGGCCAGCTCTCACGGCGCGCGCTGGGCTGATGGTTCTGCGGTCGAGATGACCGCTCGTCAGGACAGCACCGCGATCGTGGTGATTCCCGAAGCGCTTCGCGGACAGCCTGTGGCGGTGTTCACGGTCCCGGTCCGATGA
- a CDS encoding copper homeostasis protein CutC, which translates to MIAVEIAVQDAAGARTAFEHGADRVELCQALAETGGLTPSAGTIDAVCEAAGGGRVAVLVRPRPGGFVYDAEEIALVAADLRDCVRRGAGGVVVGALRPDGGIDRDAMRRWKEAAGDAEFVFHRAIDALADPASVIDELAELGTDRVLTSGGAARSIDGIEVLAALARQAAGRLQIMSGGGVRVEDIPDLVSAGIDAVHLSARVRSADEAPSGPGGGVMGFDVTEPAIVAAAVRAVRGV; encoded by the coding sequence ATGATCGCCGTCGAGATCGCCGTTCAGGATGCTGCCGGCGCACGCACGGCCTTCGAACACGGTGCCGATCGCGTTGAGCTGTGTCAGGCGCTGGCCGAGACCGGCGGATTGACCCCGTCCGCCGGCACGATCGACGCCGTATGCGAGGCGGCGGGCGGCGGGCGTGTCGCCGTACTGGTGCGCCCTCGTCCGGGTGGATTCGTGTACGACGCGGAGGAGATCGCTCTCGTCGCCGCTGACCTCCGCGATTGCGTGCGTCGTGGTGCAGGCGGAGTGGTCGTCGGGGCGCTCCGCCCGGACGGCGGGATCGATCGCGATGCGATGCGCCGGTGGAAGGAAGCGGCCGGCGACGCGGAGTTCGTGTTCCACCGCGCGATCGACGCGCTGGCCGATCCCGCGTCGGTCATCGACGAACTTGCCGAACTCGGTACGGATCGCGTGCTCACCTCAGGAGGGGCCGCGCGCAGCATCGACGGCATCGAAGTGCTCGCCGCGCTTGCACGTCAGGCCGCAGGGCGATTGCAGATCATGTCAGGCGGCGGGGTGCGCGTGGAAGACATCCCTGACCTTGTCAGTGCCGGCATCGACGCCGTGCATCTGTCCGCGAGGGTCCGCTCGGCCGACGAAGCGCCGAGCGGACCAGGCGGCGGTGTCATGGGGTTCGACGTCACCGAACCCGCGATCGTCGCCGCCGCAGTGCGTGCTGTCAGGGGCGTGTGA